The Thermostichus vulcanus str. 'Rupite' genome segment GCCACAAAACTGGATGCAACCCTGGAGGCTTTTGGGCAAGCGCTGAACTGGGTGAACCAGAACACGCCGGAAAAGATCGTCAACGCCGTCAAGCTCCAATCCCTTTGCTATTACCAGATTCGCAACCGCTTTGGCTTGTCGAGCAACTTGGCTCAACAGGTGTGTCGTCGAGTGGCGGGCTCTCGCAAGGTTGCTAAACAAAAGAATCGCCCAGTCAAAGCGTTCAAAGCTGGCTTTGTCACCTACGACGCTCGGATTTTCTCGTTTCGGGAGAAGGACTGGACGGTTGCCTTGACAACCGTGGAGGGACGTGAGCGGTTTGGGTTGGCCATCGGCAACTACCAGCGGGGGATGCTCAGAGGTTCTAACCCCAAGTCTGCCACCTTGGTGAAGCGCCAGGATGGTTCCTACTACATCCAAATTGGTCTGGAATCGGAGCCACCTAAGCCGCATCCCGACCAGTCGTACCGGAAGGGTAAGCAGTTCCAGTGTGGGCATTGTGGTTGGTATGGGGATGCAGACTTTAACGGAGCCAAGAATATTCGTGCTCCGCACCGCTGGCGCGACCAAGCAATCGGGGCGCTCGTAAACCGTCCTGGAGGTTCCTGGTTATCTTGCCAGATAACTGGAGGGCTACTGAAAGCCTGCGCTCTACCCGCTAGGGTCAGCGTCGGGTAGTTTACCAGATACTCTAGGAGGAGGCTGGGATCCCCCTCAACGCAATGGCCAAAGCAAAAACCGTCTGGGAATGTAGCAACTGCGGCGAGCGTTACCCGAAATTTTTGGGTCGTTGCGAAAACTGCGGCTCCTGGAACACGTTATCGGAAGTTGTCGTTGCCCCGGCACCCAAATCTCCCCGCGCCCAAGCCCTCACCCCCAAATCCAACGGGATCCCTCAGTCCGCCCTCCCGATTACCCAAGTACGACCGGATGATCACCCCCGCCTGGCTTCTGGCTATGGGGAGTTCGACCGCGTGTTGGGGGGAGGCATTGTTGCTGGATCCCTGGTGTTGATCGGTGGGGATCCGGGCATTG includes the following:
- a CDS encoding transposase — its product is MNQVLTISCKLKVSKSQATKLDATLEAFGQALNWVNQNTPEKIVNAVKLQSLCYYQIRNRFGLSSNLAQQVCRRVAGSRKVAKQKNRPVKAFKAGFVTYDARIFSFREKDWTVALTTVEGRERFGLAIGNYQRGMLRGSNPKSATLVKRQDGSYYIQIGLESEPPKPHPDQSYRKGKQFQCGHCGWYGDADFNGAKNIRAPHRWRDQAIGALVNRPGGSWLSCQITGGLLKACALPARVSVG